The following proteins are co-located in the Verrucomicrobiia bacterium genome:
- a CDS encoding glycoside hydrolase family 5 protein: protein MKPFPSFFLALWFASALPSPGADLPFQSQNPPAMQPIASRDTPAYRAARKFLRGVNLGDYLEAGPDWAIRVSAEDIRQIKAQGFDHIRVPVGWHRYSSPAPEFQLSREIFGKVDFVVTNALAHGLAVLINIHHFREFDADPAGSADQLVAIWRQVAEHYKDSPETLAFEVLNEPHDKATTAVMNDIYPRVISEIRKSNPSRTLFVEPGNWGNIP from the coding sequence GTGAAACCGTTTCCTTCGTTTTTCCTCGCGCTCTGGTTTGCTTCCGCGCTGCCCTCACCGGGGGCGGACCTGCCCTTTCAGTCGCAAAACCCGCCTGCGATGCAACCTATCGCGAGTCGCGATACCCCTGCCTACCGTGCGGCCAGGAAGTTCCTGCGCGGTGTGAACCTCGGCGATTACCTGGAAGCCGGCCCCGACTGGGCGATTCGCGTAAGCGCCGAGGATATCCGGCAAATCAAAGCGCAGGGTTTCGATCACATCCGCGTGCCTGTGGGATGGCACCGCTATTCCAGCCCTGCGCCCGAATTTCAACTCTCTCGGGAAATCTTTGGCAAAGTGGACTTTGTGGTGACGAATGCGCTGGCCCATGGCTTGGCGGTCTTGATCAACATTCATCACTTCCGCGAATTTGATGCCGATCCTGCCGGTTCTGCCGACCAACTCGTGGCCATCTGGAGGCAGGTAGCGGAACATTACAAAGACAGTCCCGAGACTCTTGCATTCGAGGTGCTGAACGAACCGCACGACAAGGCGACGACGGCGGTGATGAATGACATTTATCCTCGCGTCATCAGCGAAATCCGGAAGTCGAACCCGTCCCGCACGCTTTTTGTGGAACCGGGCAACTGGGGAAACATTCCAGA
- the rpmI gene encoding 50S ribosomal protein L35 — MRRPKGIKTKKSAAKRFKITASGKVMRSSAGRRHLAQGKSPKRRRNLRGTTTVHSTDEYRIKQNLPFTR; from the coding sequence ATGCGACGTCCCAAAGGCATTAAGACGAAGAAATCCGCGGCCAAGCGGTTCAAGATCACCGCAAGCGGCAAGGTCATGCGCTCCAGCGCAGGCCGCCGCCATTTGGCACAGGGCAAGAGCCCGAAGCGCCGCCGCAATCTTCGGGGGACCACCACGGTTCACTCCACCGACGAGTATCGCATCAAGCAGAACCTTCCGTTCACACGCTGA
- the rplT gene encoding 50S ribosomal protein L20, giving the protein MRVTNAPASRKRRTRMIRAAKGFRLRRSKLYRYASDAVDHGRQYAYRDRRTKKRTFRYLWQIRINAAAREAGITYSRLIEGLKAAKCELDRKVLADIAAQDVATFNEIVKLAQGALKTKAATAKAA; this is encoded by the coding sequence ATGCGAGTAACAAACGCTCCAGCTTCCCGCAAACGCCGCACCAGAATGATCCGGGCCGCCAAAGGCTTCCGGTTGCGTCGTTCCAAACTCTACCGTTACGCTTCCGACGCCGTTGATCACGGGCGCCAATATGCCTACCGCGATCGCCGCACGAAGAAGCGCACGTTCCGCTATCTCTGGCAGATCCGCATCAATGCCGCCGCACGCGAGGCCGGAATCACCTACAGCCGCCTGATCGAAGGACTGAAAGCCGCCAAGTGTGAACTGGACCGCAAGGTCCTCGCCGACATCGCCGCGCAGGACGTCGCGACGTTCAACGAAATCGTCAAGCTGGCGCAGGGTGCGCTCAAGACGAAGGCGGCGACCGCCAAGGCGGCATAA
- the pheS gene encoding phenylalanine--tRNA ligase subunit alpha, whose translation MSFLNEIEPLKQAALAELSGASDLAALEQTKGAWMGANGKLTGLMKQLGTLPKEEKPAAGKLINAAKAELEAALAQRRSELEMKAALPKEPTDFTLPGRRRVLGKLHPLTQVTEDIVRSFRKIGFVVADGPEIEDEYHCFDALNTPADHPARDTQDTFYLGGNPSSENPGAKPMLLRTHTSSVQIRVMKSQPPPVRIIVPGRVYRRDNADATHNPTFQQVEGLYVDKGVTAADLKGTVEFVFRELMGSDVKIRFRPHYFSYTEPSFEIDFTSALVKKMGKDWLEIAGCGMVHPKVFENVGYDPEVWTGWAFGFGIERIAMIRYGINDIRLFYENDLRFLRQF comes from the coding sequence ATGTCGTTCCTGAATGAAATTGAGCCGTTGAAACAAGCTGCCCTGGCTGAGTTGAGCGGGGCATCAGACCTCGCCGCCCTGGAGCAAACCAAGGGGGCCTGGATGGGTGCCAATGGGAAACTGACAGGCCTGATGAAGCAACTCGGTACGCTTCCCAAGGAGGAAAAGCCCGCCGCAGGAAAATTGATCAACGCCGCAAAAGCCGAACTCGAAGCAGCGCTGGCGCAACGCCGAAGCGAGCTCGAAATGAAGGCCGCCCTGCCCAAGGAACCCACTGACTTTACGCTCCCAGGACGCCGTCGCGTTCTCGGCAAGTTGCACCCGCTCACGCAGGTCACCGAAGACATTGTCCGCAGCTTTCGCAAGATTGGGTTCGTGGTCGCTGACGGCCCTGAGATCGAGGACGAGTATCATTGCTTCGACGCACTCAACACTCCCGCAGACCACCCCGCTCGCGACACGCAGGACACGTTTTATCTGGGCGGAAATCCGAGTTCCGAAAATCCCGGTGCCAAGCCGATGCTCCTGCGCACGCATACGTCGTCGGTCCAGATTCGCGTGATGAAATCCCAGCCGCCACCCGTGCGCATCATTGTGCCGGGACGGGTTTACCGGCGCGACAATGCGGATGCCACGCACAATCCGACCTTCCAGCAGGTGGAAGGGTTGTATGTCGACAAAGGGGTGACGGCGGCGGATCTGAAGGGCACTGTCGAGTTTGTGTTCCGCGAATTGATGGGCAGCGACGTGAAGATCCGCTTCCGCCCACACTACTTCAGTTACACCGAACCGAGCTTCGAAATCGATTTCACGAGCGCGCTCGTCAAGAAGATGGGCAAGGATTGGCTGGAAATCGCGGGCTGCGGCATGGTGCATCCCAAGGTTTTTGAAAATGTCGGCTACGATCCCGAAGTCTGGACAGGCTGGGCTTTCGGCTTCGGCATCGAACGCATCGCAATGATTCGGTATGGAATCAACGACATCCGCCTTTTCTACGAAAACGACCTGCGATTCCTAAGGCAGTTCTAA
- a CDS encoding DNA repair ATPase has protein sequence MKPNDPGAPAPGAPAVPDGSSTVQALGSATYEIIRNRLQAQGAKLRDRMAQLDSRRREVFGSIEFKLLQADRIVTAHNCVPRDMVQLGENQFLFGFNVQFGLKKEMELSDVFAIYSRDEQSGSFKEASMDLLMDKQFLGDFKRLYNVYEKAAFRKFALIEGKLYMKFATGAGINDFAVFKWAYNDGNLKFVDGRAESEYRRIAYPSPHQFKWQTPDRESYRYGDHPHVSIEDRVFVESVGGDLTIKVEDNTATGEGVYAEPVDDKYQKVDDAEIAYGIVGHLILLKVRPYKESQARYFIFNEKQQTAVRVDSVGESCVFLPESHGLIFPDGYYLATGELKRFEARVDGMVMERVIHAPNGEDVLYVFYNRISGEYVLMPYRLIAQKVEERISCNGFSIFPNGQLLLFRAELEPQKHHSIQLRQTPFHQPGYEPAGRKDAYLYQVGNKEVVRALAECNEVLTLVRKENPYAELYTDLVKRCSAILDSYPWLAHPDAFQIDDALRQVGEAADKAVDEFDKVQRLQREAVQRVDDVSKRSRELFNTIRRTSFNTLNDFVVNLTALRHMRGELITLKEVRYVDLAALDAIEAKVAGQAGELSTATVQFLLKPESLDSYRKQADTQVAAVEQISKVAEGKAIEKAVNTAGGELEMLIEVVNSLNIADATETTRIIDGITAVYSTLNQVKAALKKRLQELVAREGAAQFNAQIKLLSQAAASYLDLCDSPAKCEEYLNRLTVQIEELEGAFADFEEYTVQLSERRTELYEAFEQRKLALVEQRHRRANALMTAAERILKVIQNRLSGFKSVEDINTYMASDLMIAKVRETIDQLMATGDSVKADDLQGRLKSVQQEAVRQLKDRQDLFAGGEGVIQLGKHRFNINTQPLDLTVVQRDGTQFIHLTGTRYFDPIQSPDLLATRDVWNQEVVSENAQVYRGEYLAWQLLQSLAAGTLNGTPARAQNGGQVAVTEDAEASSAQAANGRPGSSVSLEEVASWSDDERLAFVQQFVSARYQEGYTKGVHDLDGAKIFSALLGSHLALQLARFDPTARACAVVYWHRFCPEPARTLWRARLRAFGERNKLFPGDPIQGNYIAALQNLIRAFVKQNALYPENVVHPAGEYLFHELISGDAFAVTQEAHQLSIDFHQYLIAKSSEEIFDAAVTELADHPESSLELTRDWVRGFLLNATAASAGRMQYVEEIAAIVFCGDALEQSVVEASSVRELDGMKGNHAVIHGSRYRFDYLQFTERLQKFESEVVPKFERFRELKQQFVEQERRKLRLDEFKPRVLTSFVRNQLIDRIYLPLVGDNLAKQIGAAGDQKRTDLMGLLLVISPPGYGKTTLMEYVANRLGIVFVKINGPALGHAVTSLDPEEAPNAAAREEIQKLNLALEMGDNTMICVDDIQHCNPEFLQKFISLCDAQRKIEGVWRGQPRTYDLRGRKVIVVMAGNPYTESGQKFKIPDMLANRADTYNLGDIIGGSAEWFKASYIENAVTSNAVLAPLANKSHKDIRSFIRMAESGEREAEGFEGSYSPQEVEEILSVMKKLVAIREVILRVNQEYIHSAAQVDEYRVEPPFRLQGSYRNMNRLAEKVVPIMNDAEVRGIILDHYRNESQTLTTGAEANLLKFKEMIGAITDEEQARWEDIKKTFKRNQLVRGGDQNDPVSRVVGQLSGFQAGLESIQSTLEKQLSKPALPPVLDLAPIGKTLETLRTTLEHGLSRPPAAEAPKAAPDGANLASQFSESLHALREDLTRAITAVHSGSMSDKVNSLSHELEMIHSTLGTLKDLAEQQRNHLREAQELLATRARQGTVEIDLTQEMLTNERAFLEKFQQVISQSQDDTPAPQPGPLPAPDQERRE, from the coding sequence ATGAAGCCGAACGACCCCGGGGCCCCAGCTCCGGGGGCGCCGGCCGTTCCCGACGGATCATCCACTGTCCAGGCGCTCGGCAGCGCGACGTACGAGATCATTCGCAACCGCCTGCAGGCGCAGGGCGCCAAACTGCGTGATCGCATGGCGCAGCTCGACAGCCGGCGCAGGGAAGTTTTCGGTTCCATTGAATTCAAGCTGCTGCAGGCCGATCGCATCGTCACCGCGCACAACTGCGTCCCGCGCGACATGGTGCAACTCGGCGAAAACCAGTTCCTGTTCGGCTTCAACGTCCAGTTTGGCTTGAAGAAGGAAATGGAATTGAGCGATGTGTTCGCGATCTACAGCCGCGACGAACAGTCGGGCTCGTTCAAGGAAGCAAGCATGGACCTGCTCATGGACAAGCAGTTCCTTGGGGACTTCAAGCGCCTTTACAATGTTTACGAGAAGGCCGCGTTTCGAAAGTTCGCCCTGATCGAGGGGAAGCTTTACATGAAGTTTGCCACAGGCGCGGGAATCAATGACTTCGCCGTGTTCAAGTGGGCCTACAACGATGGCAACCTGAAATTCGTCGACGGCCGGGCCGAATCCGAATACCGCCGCATCGCCTATCCTTCCCCTCACCAATTCAAATGGCAAACTCCCGACCGCGAGTCGTATCGATACGGCGATCATCCCCACGTGTCGATTGAAGACCGCGTCTTTGTCGAAAGCGTGGGCGGCGATCTCACGATCAAGGTCGAGGACAACACCGCAACGGGCGAAGGCGTGTATGCCGAACCTGTTGATGACAAGTACCAGAAGGTCGATGACGCGGAGATCGCGTATGGCATTGTTGGGCACCTGATACTGTTAAAGGTGCGGCCGTACAAGGAATCGCAGGCGCGATACTTCATCTTCAACGAAAAGCAGCAGACCGCTGTGCGCGTCGATTCGGTCGGCGAATCCTGCGTGTTCCTGCCCGAGTCGCACGGGTTGATCTTTCCCGACGGTTACTATCTCGCGACGGGCGAGCTGAAGCGTTTCGAGGCGAGGGTCGATGGCATGGTCATGGAGCGCGTCATCCACGCACCCAACGGCGAGGATGTCCTATACGTGTTTTACAATCGGATCAGCGGCGAATACGTGCTAATGCCCTACCGCTTGATCGCTCAAAAGGTGGAGGAGCGGATCAGCTGCAACGGCTTTTCGATTTTTCCGAATGGCCAGCTGCTGCTCTTCCGCGCGGAATTGGAACCGCAGAAACATCATTCGATCCAGCTGCGACAGACCCCTTTTCATCAGCCCGGCTATGAGCCGGCCGGACGGAAGGACGCCTATCTCTACCAGGTTGGAAACAAGGAGGTCGTTCGTGCGCTGGCAGAATGCAATGAAGTGCTGACGCTGGTTCGCAAGGAGAATCCCTACGCAGAACTCTACACGGACCTCGTCAAGCGCTGCAGCGCCATCCTGGATTCGTATCCGTGGCTCGCGCACCCCGATGCGTTTCAGATTGATGATGCGCTGCGCCAGGTGGGCGAAGCTGCCGACAAGGCTGTCGACGAATTCGACAAGGTTCAACGCCTTCAGCGCGAAGCCGTGCAACGCGTTGATGACGTCAGCAAGCGCAGCCGCGAGCTTTTCAACACCATTCGCAGGACGAGCTTCAACACGCTGAACGATTTCGTGGTGAACCTCACCGCACTCCGGCACATGCGGGGCGAGCTGATCACGTTGAAGGAGGTTCGCTACGTCGATCTCGCGGCGCTGGATGCCATCGAGGCAAAGGTGGCCGGGCAGGCCGGCGAACTTTCCACGGCCACCGTGCAGTTCCTGCTGAAGCCCGAATCCCTGGACTCGTATCGCAAGCAGGCCGACACGCAGGTTGCTGCGGTCGAACAGATTTCAAAAGTCGCCGAAGGCAAGGCGATCGAAAAGGCGGTCAACACAGCCGGCGGCGAGCTCGAGATGTTGATTGAAGTCGTCAACAGCCTGAACATTGCCGACGCGACGGAGACAACCCGCATCATCGATGGGATCACGGCAGTCTACTCGACCCTGAACCAGGTGAAGGCAGCGTTGAAGAAGCGCCTGCAGGAACTGGTCGCCCGGGAAGGCGCGGCGCAGTTCAACGCCCAGATCAAGCTGCTCAGCCAGGCCGCCGCAAGCTATCTCGATCTCTGCGACTCGCCTGCGAAGTGCGAGGAATATCTGAACCGCCTCACCGTTCAAATCGAGGAACTGGAAGGCGCGTTCGCCGATTTTGAGGAATACACGGTTCAGCTATCTGAACGGCGCACCGAACTCTACGAAGCGTTTGAGCAAAGAAAGCTCGCTCTCGTGGAACAGCGACATCGGCGCGCAAATGCGCTGATGACCGCAGCGGAGCGGATCCTGAAGGTCATCCAAAACCGCCTCAGTGGTTTCAAATCGGTCGAGGATATCAACACCTACATGGCGTCAGACCTGATGATCGCCAAGGTGCGCGAGACAATCGATCAACTGATGGCGACGGGGGATTCGGTGAAGGCGGACGACCTGCAGGGGCGCCTGAAAAGCGTGCAGCAGGAAGCGGTTCGCCAGCTGAAGGATCGGCAGGATCTGTTTGCGGGCGGAGAGGGAGTGATTCAGCTGGGCAAGCATCGCTTCAACATCAACACGCAGCCGCTCGACCTCACTGTGGTTCAGCGCGACGGCACGCAGTTCATTCATCTCACGGGCACCCGATACTTCGATCCGATTCAAAGCCCGGACCTGCTCGCCACGCGCGACGTGTGGAACCAGGAGGTTGTTTCTGAAAACGCGCAGGTTTATCGCGGCGAATATCTCGCGTGGCAGCTTCTGCAATCCCTTGCCGCGGGCACGCTCAACGGCACTCCCGCGCGCGCGCAAAACGGTGGCCAGGTTGCCGTTACTGAAGATGCTGAGGCGAGCAGCGCCCAGGCGGCCAATGGGCGCCCAGGTTCCTCCGTGTCACTCGAGGAGGTTGCGTCGTGGTCCGATGACGAGCGCCTGGCTTTTGTGCAGCAGTTTGTAAGCGCCCGTTATCAGGAGGGATACACGAAGGGGGTGCACGACCTGGACGGCGCAAAAATATTCTCCGCCCTCCTTGGATCACATCTGGCTTTGCAACTCGCCCGCTTCGATCCAACCGCGCGGGCATGCGCCGTTGTTTACTGGCATCGCTTCTGCCCCGAACCAGCTCGCACGCTGTGGCGCGCCCGGCTGCGGGCTTTTGGCGAACGCAACAAGTTGTTTCCTGGCGATCCCATCCAGGGCAATTACATCGCAGCCCTTCAAAACCTGATCAGGGCCTTCGTAAAACAGAATGCCCTGTATCCGGAGAATGTTGTGCACCCAGCGGGCGAATACCTCTTTCACGAGCTGATCAGTGGCGATGCATTTGCCGTAACGCAGGAGGCGCACCAGCTTTCCATCGACTTCCATCAATACCTGATCGCCAAATCGAGCGAGGAGATTTTCGACGCGGCCGTCACCGAACTGGCGGATCATCCGGAAAGCTCGCTGGAATTGACGCGGGATTGGGTCCGCGGATTCCTGTTGAACGCAACGGCGGCTTCCGCAGGGCGGATGCAATACGTCGAGGAGATCGCGGCGATCGTGTTTTGCGGAGACGCGCTCGAACAGAGCGTGGTCGAGGCAAGTTCGGTCCGTGAACTGGATGGGATGAAGGGCAATCACGCCGTGATTCACGGCAGCCGCTATCGCTTCGATTACCTGCAATTCACGGAACGTTTGCAAAAGTTCGAGAGCGAGGTGGTTCCAAAGTTCGAGCGATTCCGTGAACTCAAACAGCAGTTCGTGGAACAGGAACGGCGCAAGCTTCGGCTCGATGAATTCAAGCCCCGCGTGCTCACATCGTTCGTGCGAAATCAGTTGATCGATCGCATCTACCTTCCTCTCGTCGGCGACAACCTCGCAAAACAGATCGGCGCGGCGGGCGATCAGAAGCGCACGGACCTCATGGGTTTGCTGCTTGTCATTTCACCCCCCGGCTACGGCAAGACAACGCTCATGGAGTACGTTGCCAATCGCCTGGGGATCGTGTTCGTCAAAATCAATGGCCCCGCCCTGGGGCACGCGGTGACGTCGCTGGATCCCGAGGAGGCGCCGAACGCCGCAGCCCGCGAGGAAATTCAAAAGCTGAATCTCGCGCTCGAAATGGGTGACAACACGATGATCTGCGTGGATGACATCCAGCATTGCAATCCCGAGTTCCTGCAAAAATTCATTTCGCTTTGCGACGCGCAAAGAAAGATCGAAGGCGTCTGGCGCGGGCAGCCGCGAACCTACGACCTGCGCGGACGCAAGGTGATCGTTGTCATGGCGGGCAATCCCTACACGGAGAGCGGACAGAAATTCAAAATCCCCGACATGCTGGCCAACCGCGCCGACACCTACAACCTGGGCGACATCATTGGCGGCAGTGCAGAATGGTTCAAGGCGAGCTACATCGAGAACGCCGTCACATCGAACGCTGTGCTCGCGCCACTCGCGAACAAGAGCCACAAGGATATTCGATCCTTCATCCGCATGGCGGAATCCGGCGAGCGCGAAGCGGAAGGATTTGAAGGCAGCTATTCACCGCAGGAAGTGGAGGAGATTCTTTCCGTGATGAAGAAACTCGTGGCCATCCGCGAAGTCATCCTGCGCGTGAACCAGGAATATATTCATTCCGCAGCGCAGGTTGACGAGTATCGTGTCGAGCCTCCCTTCCGCCTGCAGGGTTCCTACCGCAACATGAATCGCCTTGCGGAAAAGGTGGTTCCGATCATGAACGACGCGGAAGTGCGCGGCATCATCCTGGATCATTATCGCAACGAATCGCAGACGCTCACCACGGGAGCCGAGGCCAACCTGCTCAAGTTCAAGGAAATGATCGGCGCGATCACCGATGAAGAGCAGGCGCGGTGGGAAGACATCAAGAAGACGTTCAAACGCAATCAACTCGTCCGCGGCGGAGATCAGAACGATCCGGTGAGCCGTGTCGTGGGACAGCTTTCCGGCTTTCAGGCAGGCCTGGAATCCATTCAAAGCACGCTGGAAAAACAACTCTCGAAGCCAGCTTTGCCGCCCGTGCTTGACCTGGCGCCAATAGGCAAAACGCTGGAAACGTTAAGAACGACCCTCGAACACGGATTATCGCGGCCTCCCGCGGCGGAAGCGCCAAAAGCCGCGCCCGACGGAGCAAACCTTGCGTCGCAGTTCTCGGAAAGCCTCCACGCTTTGCGCGAGGACCTCACACGGGCGATCACTGCCGTTCATTCAGGGTCGATGTCCGACAAGGTCAACAGCCTGTCGCACGAGTTGGAGATGATTCACAGCACGCTCGGCACGTTGAAGGATCTCGCCGAGCAGCAGCGCAATCATCTCCGCGAAGCGCAGGAACTCCTGGCGACGCGGGCCCGGCAGGGAACGGTGGAAATTGACCTGACGCAGGAGATGCTGACGAACGAGCGCGCGTTTTTGGAAAAGTTCCAGCAAGTCATCTCGCAATCGCAGGACGACACACCCGCGCCCCAGCCCGGTCCCCTGCCCGCTCCCGATCAAGAGAGGCGAGAATGA
- a CDS encoding flotillin family protein, producing the protein MLPTIITVVVIGLLVVVTIVSMLFVRKIQPGRAGVKTGMGGLKVSFDWMVAFPLLQNYHIVDISVKKLEIARKGKDGLVCKDNIRADITVAFYIRVDATEESVRKVAQMLTPERVSDIEKLRELFEAKFSEALKTAGKQMEFHELFTERIKFRDQIQNTIGKDLDGFLLQDVAIDYLEQTPLDQHDPNNVLDSEGIKKITEITQRERVVSNEHSQRAGVQIEKENADAEIARREQKRRNEEDTAKQTRAITEIKANEEAEARKVIEARRMEVEAKRLETEESIRLRTEDMNRAVQEREFTVRKEKQRLEQEAQQEGEEARVRRERTVALADLDKSARVAEAGVEVERKRAIVVAEQKAVVQQEEEKLNIEARMTAERVREVTLIEAEMNAKKEQVVKVVASEAQRDAERNMADAQKIKTVVAAEAAKEAAVRDAERIQTLAEAEAKASERKRHAMEQEAEGLAAQEAAHGLAEAKVIMAKAEAKKIEAGGVRELGLAEAEIIKAKGHSHADITQQQAEAEAEGVKEKELAAAAGIEARALAEAKGIEQKANAMKLLQAASQQHEEFRLRLAKERDVELAAIHVQRDIAQSHSHLVGEALKSAHIDIVGGENDFFEKVVRSVSNGKAVDRLVHNSATLTDIKETFFNGDPEHFRTKLRKLVNEFGISSEDLKNLTVAALITKLMASTKDSSLQSLLKSAKAMADQSGIAETLASIALADKAGARG; encoded by the coding sequence ATGTTGCCCACAATCATCACAGTCGTCGTCATCGGTTTGCTGGTCGTTGTCACGATCGTCAGCATGCTTTTCGTCCGAAAAATCCAGCCGGGCCGCGCTGGCGTGAAGACGGGCATGGGCGGCCTGAAGGTGTCGTTCGACTGGATGGTCGCCTTCCCGCTCCTGCAGAACTACCACATTGTCGACATCTCCGTGAAGAAGCTGGAGATCGCCCGCAAAGGAAAGGACGGCCTGGTCTGCAAGGATAACATTCGTGCGGACATTACCGTGGCGTTCTACATCCGCGTCGATGCCACGGAGGAAAGCGTTCGCAAGGTGGCGCAGATGCTGACGCCCGAACGCGTGTCGGACATTGAGAAGCTGAGAGAACTGTTCGAGGCCAAATTCTCCGAGGCGCTCAAGACGGCCGGCAAGCAGATGGAATTTCACGAGCTGTTCACCGAGCGAATCAAGTTTCGCGACCAGATCCAGAACACTATTGGCAAGGACCTCGATGGCTTCCTCCTGCAGGACGTCGCCATCGATTACCTCGAACAGACGCCCCTGGACCAGCACGATCCAAACAACGTGCTTGATTCTGAAGGCATCAAGAAGATCACCGAGATCACACAACGCGAGCGGGTTGTTTCCAACGAGCATTCACAGCGCGCCGGAGTGCAGATTGAAAAGGAAAACGCCGATGCCGAGATCGCGCGGCGTGAACAGAAACGTCGCAACGAGGAAGACACGGCAAAGCAAACCCGCGCCATCACAGAGATCAAGGCCAACGAAGAAGCCGAGGCGCGCAAGGTGATCGAAGCGCGGCGGATGGAAGTGGAAGCCAAGCGCCTGGAGACCGAGGAGTCGATTCGCCTGCGCACAGAGGACATGAACCGCGCCGTTCAGGAACGCGAGTTCACGGTGCGAAAGGAAAAACAACGGCTGGAACAGGAGGCGCAACAGGAGGGCGAGGAAGCCCGTGTCCGCCGCGAGCGCACGGTCGCTCTCGCTGACCTGGACAAGAGCGCGAGAGTCGCCGAAGCCGGGGTGGAAGTGGAACGCAAACGCGCCATTGTCGTGGCCGAACAGAAAGCTGTCGTTCAACAGGAAGAGGAGAAGCTGAATATCGAAGCGCGCATGACTGCCGAGCGCGTCCGCGAGGTCACGCTGATCGAGGCGGAGATGAACGCCAAGAAGGAACAGGTCGTGAAGGTGGTGGCCTCAGAAGCGCAGCGTGACGCGGAACGCAACATGGCCGATGCACAAAAGATCAAGACTGTCGTGGCGGCAGAAGCTGCGAAGGAAGCGGCTGTGCGGGATGCCGAACGCATCCAGACTCTTGCCGAGGCGGAAGCGAAGGCCTCTGAACGCAAGCGTCACGCAATGGAACAGGAAGCCGAAGGATTGGCCGCGCAGGAAGCCGCACACGGGCTTGCGGAAGCCAAGGTCATCATGGCCAAGGCCGAAGCCAAAAAGATCGAGGCCGGTGGCGTGCGCGAACTGGGACTTGCCGAGGCCGAGATCATCAAGGCCAAGGGGCATTCCCATGCAGACATAACACAGCAGCAGGCCGAGGCCGAAGCCGAAGGGGTGAAGGAAAAGGAACTCGCCGCCGCTGCGGGCATTGAGGCCCGCGCGCTCGCCGAGGCAAAAGGCATCGAGCAAAAGGCCAACGCCATGAAACTCCTGCAGGCCGCCAGCCAGCAACACGAGGAATTCCGGCTTCGACTCGCCAAGGAGCGGGATGTCGAACTCGCCGCAATCCACGTGCAAAGGGATATTGCGCAGTCACATTCGCACCTTGTGGGCGAAGCGCTCAAGAGCGCGCACATCGACATCGTTGGCGGCGAGAATGACTTCTTCGAAAAGGTTGTGCGCTCAGTCAGCAACGGCAAGGCCGTCGACCGCCTGGTACACAACAGTGCGACGCTGACCGATATCAAGGAAACCTTCTTCAATGGCGACCCGGAACATTTCCGAACGAAGCTTCGGAAGCTTGTGAATGAGTTTGGCATTAGCAGCGAGGATTTGAAAAACCTCACTGTTGCCGCCTTGATCACAAAGCTGATGGCTTCCACAAAGGACAGTTCCCTGCAGTCGCTGTTGAAATCGGCGAAGGCGATGGCTGACCAGAGTGGGATCGCGGAAACCCTTGCGTCCATCGCTTTGGCTGACAAGGCGGGAGCCCGCGGGTGA